The Vibrio nitrifigilis genome window below encodes:
- the fliG gene encoding flagellar motor switch protein FliG produces MPDTKENGGEVVESTVDISEISGEDRAAILLLSLNEEDAAGIIRHLEPKQVQRVGSAMAKAKDLSQEKVGLVHRAFLEDIQKYTNIGMGSEDFMRNALVAALGEDKANNLVDQILLGTGSKGLDSLKWMDPRQVASIIVNEHPQIQTIVLSYLEPDQSAEIMAQFAERDRLDLMMRIANLEEVQPSALAELNEIMEKQFAGQAGAQAAKIGGLKAAADIMNYFDNNVEGLLMDQMREQDEDLATQIQDLMFVFENLVEVDDQGIQKLLRDVPQDVLQRALKGADDALRDKIFKNMSKRAAELMKDDLEAMPPIKVSDVESAQKEILAIARKMADQGEIMLSGGADEFL; encoded by the coding sequence ATGCCTGATACAAAAGAAAATGGTGGAGAAGTGGTAGAATCAACCGTTGATATTTCGGAGATCTCTGGCGAAGATCGCGCAGCAATTCTGTTATTGAGTTTAAATGAGGAAGATGCGGCGGGGATTATTCGTCACTTAGAACCGAAACAGGTTCAACGTGTTGGTAGTGCCATGGCGAAAGCGAAAGACCTCAGCCAAGAAAAAGTGGGGTTAGTTCACCGTGCATTTCTGGAAGATATTCAGAAATACACCAATATTGGTATGGGTAGTGAAGACTTTATGCGTAATGCATTAGTCGCTGCGTTAGGTGAAGATAAAGCAAATAACTTGGTCGATCAGATCCTGTTGGGTACGGGGTCGAAAGGTCTGGATTCACTCAAATGGATGGATCCGCGCCAGGTGGCGAGCATTATTGTCAACGAACACCCACAAATACAAACTATTGTTCTTTCCTATTTAGAGCCGGATCAATCAGCAGAAATTATGGCTCAGTTTGCGGAGCGTGACCGTCTCGACCTGATGATGCGTATTGCAAACCTAGAAGAAGTTCAACCGTCTGCGTTGGCAGAATTGAACGAAATCATGGAAAAACAATTTGCTGGTCAAGCGGGTGCTCAAGCCGCGAAAATTGGTGGTCTTAAAGCGGCTGCTGATATCATGAACTACTTCGACAATAACGTTGAAGGCTTGTTGATGGACCAAATGCGTGAGCAAGATGAAGACCTCGCAACGCAGATTCAAGATCTTATGTTCGTCTTTGAAAACTTGGTTGAAGTGGATGACCAAGGTATTCAAAAACTGCTGCGCGATGTACCTCAAGATGTATTACAACGTGCATTGAAAGGCGCCGATGACGCTCTGCGTGATAAGATCTTCAAAAACATGTCGAAACGTGCGGCTGAATTGATGAAAGACGACTTGGAAGCGATGCCTCCAATCAAGGTGTCCGATGTCGAATCGGCACAGAAAGAAATTTTGGCAATTGCTCGTAAGATGGCCGACCAAGGCGAAATTATGTTGTCTGGTGGTGCTGACGAGTTCTTGTAA
- the fliH gene encoding flagellar assembly protein FliH, which yields MPVERKRGFIRPDSNAAEEQQAKRWGLPDYGAESAKTAKETAMNYDPGWMPSFDEPEVEEPKPLSVEEIEQIRQAAYQEGLEQGKEEGFQTGLEQGKEAGFQSGHEEGLVAGKEEGIAAGQEHIQEQVERFVQLANQFAQPLELMNAQVEKQLVDMVLTLTKEVVHVEVKTNPQIILDTIKQSVESLPIAGHAITLKLHPDDVVIVKQAYGNQELDFRNWTLVAEPALDIGDVQIEASDSSVNYRLEERIRTVLNQFCAANRHHAGIE from the coding sequence ATGCCTGTTGAAAGAAAACGAGGGTTTATCCGCCCAGATTCCAACGCCGCAGAAGAGCAACAAGCAAAACGTTGGGGCCTACCTGACTACGGTGCGGAATCGGCGAAAACTGCTAAAGAAACAGCCATGAATTATGACCCTGGCTGGATGCCTTCGTTTGATGAACCCGAAGTCGAAGAACCTAAACCTCTCTCAGTTGAAGAAATTGAACAAATCCGTCAAGCCGCCTACCAAGAAGGACTTGAACAAGGAAAAGAGGAAGGATTTCAAACGGGTTTAGAGCAGGGTAAAGAAGCCGGGTTCCAATCCGGTCACGAAGAAGGCTTAGTTGCTGGTAAAGAAGAAGGTATCGCCGCCGGTCAGGAACATATTCAAGAACAAGTTGAACGTTTTGTCCAACTGGCTAATCAGTTTGCTCAGCCCCTTGAGTTGATGAATGCCCAAGTTGAGAAACAGCTGGTGGATATGGTGCTAACGCTAACTAAAGAAGTCGTGCATGTTGAAGTGAAAACCAATCCACAAATTATCCTCGATACCATTAAGCAATCGGTAGAATCACTACCCATTGCAGGTCATGCCATCACACTTAAATTGCATCCGGATGATGTTGTAATTGTTAAGCAAGCCTATGGGAACCAGGAGCTGGATTTCCGTAATTGGACTCTTGTGGCTGAACCTGCATTAGATATTGGTGACGTACAAATTGAAGCGAGTGACTCCAGTGTCAATTACCGGTTAGAAGAGAGAATTCGTACCGTTCTTAATCAATTTTGTGCAGCTAACCGTCATCACGCAGGAATTGAGTAA